Sequence from the Streptomyces sp. R33 genome:
GCACCACCAACATCACCGGCTTCGACGGTGACACCGTGGTGGGGACGTCGTCGCTGTCCGGCGACGTGGTCACCCACGCGTTCGCGTACAGCCTGCGCACCCGGACCATGACCGACCTCGGCAGCCTCGCCGGCCCGTCGGGCAACAGCACCGCGGCGGCCGTCAGCGGTGCGATCGTCGTGGGCAGCTCTTCCCTGCCGGACACGCCCGCCTCCACGAAGCACGGGTTCGCGTACGACCTGCGCACCCGGACCATGACCGATCTCGGCACCCTCGGCGGAAGCTCCAGCACGGCCAACGACATCAGCGGTTCAACCGTGGTCGGTCAGTCCCGAACGGCCGGCAACCGACTCACCGGATACGCCTACGATCTGCGCACCGGCATCCGCACGGACCTGGGGTCCCGCTTCCTGACCGCGCAGCTGGTCAGCGGGAACACTGTGGTCGGCGGCGACGGCTTGCTCGCCAGCTCGTTCGACCTCACGACGCACAAGAGTGCCGTGATCGGCTCCGGCCGTGGTGTCACCGAGGTCGAACAGGTCGCCGGGAACCTCATGGTCGGGAACAACTTCGCCCCCAACTCCTTCGCCTTCGTCTCCCGCGCCGACAACGGCGACTTCACCTACCTGGCCTCCCTCGGCGGCCTCAACTCCTCCGCGACGCAGGTCAACAGCCACGGCGTCGTCGCAGGCAGCGCAGCACTTCCGCCCGCCGACCCGTCCACCGCCAACGGCCCTTTCCACGCCACCGTCTGGGTGCCGCACACGGTGGCGTAGGCGAGCGTGAACCCGGTCAGCCTTCCTCGCACAGGGCGCAGAGCGTGGCGACCAGTGTGTCGCAAGCCAGGCGGTCGCGTTCGGCCCAGCCGAACCGCTCCGCGCCCAGCCGCAGGCAGGCGGCGAGGTTGCGTGTGCTGAAGGGCCGGCCGCTGTGCGGATCGTTCGCGGTGTCCTTGCGCAGGCGCAGCTCGACCGGGTCGAGCGAACACGCGACGGCCAGCTCGTCCATGGCCGATTCCAGCGCGAACATCCCCGGGCACTCACCGGGTGCGCGCATCCAGGTCGGCGAGGGAACGTGCAGCCTCACCTGCCAGTGCCTGGTCTCGCGGTTCGGCGCCGCGTACATGGTGCGCGTGGGCGCGGCCGGGTACTCGCAGTGGTCACCCGTCAGGGACGCCTGCTCGAACGACACATGGGACACGGCCAGGAGGTGCCCGTCGGTCTCGGCCCCGAGACGGATCCGCTGGATGGTCGGTGTCCGGTACCCGGCCACGACGCTGAGCTGCTCCCGGGTGAGGACGGTCTTGACCGGCCGGCCGACGGCGAGTGCCGCCATGGCGGCGATGACCACCTGGGCTCTCGGCGCGGCCTTGGAACCGAACCCTCCCCCCCCACGTGCCGGGCGATGACGCGCACCTGGTCAGGGCGGATGCCGAAGAGGTGGGCGAGGATGTCACGCGTTCCGGACGGCCCTTGGGTGGTGTCGTGGACCGTCAGCGCGCCGTCGTGCCAATACGCGACGGTCCCGTGCGGTTCGAGGGCATGGTGGTGATAGGGGGGCGTGGTGTAGGTGGCCTCGATCCGCGCCGGAGCGTGCGACAGGGCCGACTCCACGTCGCCGTGCGAACAGTCGGTGGGAAAGAAGGGCCCGTGGTCCGGCGGGCCCGGCATCCGAAAAGACGAGAGTGGGAGTCGGTTGTGGCGATGGTCGGACTTTTCTGGATCACTCCGGACGCGGCGTACGTCGGCTCCCCGCCGGCCGCCGACGGGAGCTGTGTCCGGCTGACCGCCCACGGGCTGGAGGCCGTGGGTCCCGACGGCTCCCGGTCGTGGGCGTGGGAAGGGCTGCGTTCCGCAGTCATCGAGGACGTACCGCGGCAGGGGCCTTCGGGCCGTCTGTCGGGGATCTTGGAGTCGTTGCTTTCGTCCGTCAGCGGCGGCGAGGAGCCACCGGGTATGACGCTGCGGCTGCAGACCGAGTACGGGGTGGAGGAGCTGCGGGTGTACTCGGCGGCGGCCGGAGGCTACGACGCCGAGGAGGACGCGCTCTCCCAGGAGCTGCTCGCCCGGTTCGTGACCGGGACCGCGAACCCGCGAACGCTGGAGGCATGGGGCTCCGACCACGGCTCGGAGGGCACGCCCAAGGCACATGTGCGGCAGGATCTGCTGCGGGCCTGGGCGGAGATCTGAGGAGTCTGCCCGCCGCCATGTCCACGCGGGCGGCGGAGCACGGGCAGACGCCGACGCGTCCCCGGCTCGCGGAGGGGCCGGCACCCCGCCGGGCCCGGCGCCTGGCGGGGCAACGGCCGTCCGGCCATCACGCCCCGGCCCGCAGGCTCCGGTCGGCCGTGAGCGCCTCGGCGTACCAGCGGCGGTGTACGAAGGGTTCGACGCACAGGACGGCGAGGCCCGCGACCGCGCCGACCAGCAGGGAGGCGGGACCGCCGCCCGCGAACGCGCCGAGACAGGCGATGCCCACGACGACCGGCCGCAGGAGGGTCAGCGGGCCCAGGCCCACCACCATGGCGAGGGTGCTGGCCCGGAACGGCAGAACGAAGTAGGCCGCGAGCGAGAGCAGGACCGCGGCGGCGTAGAGCGCGAGCGGCAC
This genomic interval carries:
- a CDS encoding molybdopterin cofactor-binding domain-containing protein, giving the protein MAALAVGRPVKTVLTREQLSVVAGYRTPTIQRIRLGAETDGHLLAVSHVSFEQASLTGDHCEYPAAPTRTMYAAPNRETRHWQVRLHVPSPTWMRAPGECPGMFALESAMDELAVACSLDPVELRLRKDTANDPHSGRPFSTRNLAACLRLGAERFGWAERDRLACDTLVATLCALCEEG